One Calditrichota bacterium genomic window carries:
- a CDS encoding SAM-dependent chlorinase/fluorinase gives MTHDLLQLPDPPVLGLITDFGTKDGYPAIMKGVVLSISPQAQIVDISHEISPQAIDEAAFVLFNTYKYFPKGTLFTIVVDPGVGTDRKIIGVTTENYAFLAPDNGVLSAVFASESACRVYEITEKRFFLPEISATFHGRDIFAPVSGQFLNGLTFSEMGVETRTFQRGNPLKAAVSGDKISGKIVYIDRFGNLISNIPVRDVLEFSSGKSLLIR, from the coding sequence ATGACACATGATTTGTTACAATTGCCCGATCCACCCGTACTGGGGCTGATTACGGATTTCGGTACCAAAGACGGTTATCCCGCTATAATGAAAGGCGTAGTTCTGTCGATTTCGCCCCAGGCGCAGATTGTGGACATTTCACACGAAATTTCGCCCCAGGCCATTGACGAAGCGGCTTTTGTCCTGTTTAATACCTACAAATATTTTCCCAAAGGGACACTTTTTACGATCGTGGTTGATCCGGGTGTGGGAACAGACCGAAAAATTATTGGCGTCACTACGGAGAATTATGCGTTTCTGGCACCCGACAATGGTGTGTTAAGTGCTGTCTTTGCATCCGAATCGGCCTGCAGGGTTTATGAAATCACGGAAAAGCGATTTTTCCTGCCCGAGATCAGTGCCACATTTCACGGCCGGGATATTTTTGCACCGGTCTCCGGCCAGTTTTTAAATGGGCTGACCTTCTCGGAAATGGGGGTAGAAACACGAACGTTTCAGCGGGGGAACCCGCTAAAAGCAGCGGTTTCCGGCGATAAAATTTCCGGAAAGATTGTTTACATTGACCGTTTTGGAAATTTAATTTCGAATATTCCGGTCAGGGATGTTCTGGAATTTTCTTCCGGAAAATCCCTCCTTATTCGGG
- a CDS encoding ROK family protein produces MKYAMGVDVGGTKTTAALISETGELIGDIYKGPTRADRSTQEVEQNIADPIRQALENADIPPEDILGIGMGLPGPLDAKAGLLLTPNNLPSLHNYPVQKRMEQRFGLPVKIDNDANVFALGEAIFGHGRGSNILIGLTLGTGFGCGIVIDQKIFEGATGTAGEIWLSPYGDSMFEEYISGRGLARMYEKYSGERVIGPEIESRARLGQEAAIQAWEEFGRHLGIIISHMVNFLDPDAVVIGGSISHAFDLFGSSLRKALFENINPRPAEHVKIFQSKLGEQAAMFGAAGLVFSDRR; encoded by the coding sequence ATGAAATATGCAATGGGTGTGGATGTTGGCGGAACCAAAACTACAGCGGCCCTGATATCGGAGACGGGCGAATTAATCGGAGATATTTACAAGGGGCCCACACGGGCGGACCGGTCGACACAAGAGGTGGAACAAAACATTGCCGATCCCATTCGGCAGGCCCTTGAAAATGCGGACATTCCTCCCGAAGACATTCTGGGAATCGGCATGGGATTGCCGGGTCCCCTGGATGCCAAAGCGGGTCTGTTGTTAACCCCGAACAACCTGCCGTCTTTACATAATTATCCTGTGCAGAAAAGGATGGAACAGCGGTTTGGACTGCCTGTAAAAATTGACAACGATGCCAACGTTTTTGCACTGGGTGAAGCCATTTTTGGCCACGGGCGCGGGTCCAATATTCTCATCGGCCTGACCCTTGGTACAGGTTTCGGATGCGGGATTGTCATCGATCAAAAGATATTTGAGGGGGCAACAGGCACAGCCGGCGAAATATGGCTGTCTCCTTACGGAGATTCCATGTTTGAAGAATACATTTCGGGAAGGGGACTGGCCCGAATGTACGAAAAATATTCCGGAGAAAGGGTCATCGGGCCAGAAATTGAATCGCGGGCCCGTCTGGGCCAGGAAGCCGCCATTCAAGCGTGGGAAGAGTTTGGCAGGCATTTGGGAATCATTATTTCGCATATGGTCAATTTTTTGGATCCCGATGCGGTGGTGATTGGCGGTTCGATCAGCCATGCTTTTGATTTATTTGGTTCGTCGCTTCGAAAGGCTCTTTTTGAAAATATCAATCCCAGGCCGGCGGAGCATGTGAAGATATTTCAATCGAAGTTGGGAGAGCAGGCGGCCATGTTTGGAGCCGCCGGTCTTGTTTTTTCGGACAGGAGATAA